A single window of Neospora caninum Liverpool complete genome, chromosome XII DNA harbors:
- a CDS encoding Hydrolase, alpha/beta fold family, related has protein sequence MGLASNWSWAGLGCGLLALAILLPPDPGLRFRLPAVQPSTEPEGYTVWRRGADGTAYGRRTVYVESEGEKLHAWLYLPPNSRQNAPLYMVCHGFGAVMAVADVAFAEKIQESGIAAIAFDYRTWGFSGGAPRQVVDPHMQLQDMRAVLQHVVDTDGFQGTVDPTNIHLFGTSYAGGHVLVTAAQLASENSPLLRRVRTVTSVVPLIDGKEQTKKALQQRSFFRTLRYAAAILADLLRQAVGSHLQPIYLQVAGPRGVSSLSALELQGGELEIWRNRVLDSSRTASWTNALAARSLFHTSQYRPIRYLEHIQTPTLLVEAQHDNTCIPELAREALEIINSRGGTNSEDRAGGKGSRDSRLAELYRMPVNHFEIYVAPHLGRLINTTVEFAKRHGARQAASGAEPA, from the exons ATGGGTCTCGCCTCAAACTGGTCCTGGGCAGGGCTCGGCTGTGGACTCCTGGCTCTTGCCATTCTTCTCCCACCAGACCCCGGCCTTCGCTTCAGGCTGCCGGCCGTCCAGCCCTCGACGGAACCAGAGGGGTACACTGTGTGG CGTCGAGGTGCGGACGGGACCGCGTACGGCCGGCGAACGGTGTACGTGGAGAgtgaaggcgagaagctCCATGCTTGGCTGTATCTCCCGCCGAATTCCCGTCAAAATGCTCCTCTCTACATGGTCTGCCACGGCTTCGGAGCTGTTATG GCCGTTGCGGACGTCGCGTTCGCGGAGAAAATTCAAGAAAGCGGGATCGCCGCCATCGCCTTTGACTACAGGACTTGGGGTTTCTCGGGAGGGGCTCCGCGTCAGGTCGTAGACCCACACATGCAGCTGCAAGATATGCGCGCGGTGCTACAGCATGTTGTTGATACGGACGGGTTTCAGGGCACTGTTGACCCCACCAACATCCACTTGTTCGGCACTTCCTACGCAGGCGGCCACGTTTTAGTCACGGCAGCTCAGCTGGCCAGCGAGAACTCCCCTTTGCTGCGCCGAGTACGCACAGTCACCTCCGTGGTGCCGCTCATCGACGGGAAggaacagacgaagaaagcgcTCCAG CAAAGATCCTTTTTCCGGACGCTGCGATACGCAGCAGCAATTCTCGCGGACTTGCTCCGACAGGCGGTCGGAAGTCACCTACAGCCTATATACCTCCAGGTTGCCGGGCCACGCGGAGTTTCAAGCCTGTCGGCCTTGGAGCTCCAAGGTGGAGAGTTGGAAATCTGGAGGAACCGCGTCTTGGACAGCTCTCGCACCGCGTCGTGGACGAATGCCTTGGCGGCACGGTCCCTGTTTCACACATCTCAGTATCGGCCGATCC GTTACCTGGAGCACATTCAGACCCCAACCCTTCTCGTGGAAGCCCAACACGACAACACGTGCATCCCCGAGCTTGCACGGGAAGCGCTTGAGATCATCAACTCCCGTGGGGGGACGAATTCGGAAGACCGCGCCGGGGGCAAGGGCTCTCGGGACAGTCGACTAGCTGAGCTGTATCGCATGCCGGTCAATCACTTTGAAATATATGTAGCCCCTCACCTGGGGAGACTCATTAATACCACAGTAGAGTTCGCGAAGAGGCATGGTGCACGCCAGGCTGCGTCCGGCGCCGAGCCTGCCTGA
- a CDS encoding putative microneme protein MIC6: protein MWLFRNCVAAVVAAEGFLWLQNDPRFFVLPGNGQVANPCDGKPCGPDEAGSCVSTPSGYTCECEQGYDLGVENDQVTCVVSLVNGLASVLSSSKTTACRSNPCGPTEAGVCEDATSGYICHCKPGYTPVNGRGGLTCKQSRTLEWSLCENNACGPANAVQECRPVGYSGRVCLCNEGFEAVMDATADIKCKPASPHRHRPDTGPGRDRGITPTPGESGEGEEDGSREDEPVPERDNTDRTPPANDGTQPEEKSGGKKEESKGSAAAIAGGVIGGLLLLGAAGGGAAYMMKSKGNDESEQVNFETGEAGADNTDDVEVLVDMDSKTWD, encoded by the coding sequence ATGTGGCTCTTCCGGAACTGCGTTGCCGCTGTTGTGGCTGCCGAAGGGTTTCTGTGGCTACAGAACGACCCCCGGTTTTTTGTCCTTCCAGGAAACGGACAGGTTGCAAACCCTTGCGATGGTAAACCATGTGGCCCAGACGAAGCTGGTTCGTGCGTTAGCACGCCGTCTGGATATACTTGCGAGTGCGAACAAGGCTACGATCTAGGCGTTGAAAATGACCAGGTCACTTGCGTCGTGTCCCTAGTAAACGGTTTGGCGTCTGTACTATCCTCAAGTAAGACTACAGCTTGCCGTTCTAACCCCTGTGGACCTACGGAAGCGGGCGTTTGCGAAGATGCAACAAGCGGTTACATTTGCCACTGTAAACCAGGTTACACTCCTGTcaacggaagaggagggtTGACGTGCAAACAGAGCAGGACCCTTGAATGGAGCCTTTGTGAGAATAATGCTTGTGGGCCAGCAAATGCAGTACAAGAGTGCCGTCCAGTAGGGTATTCAGGTCGTGTATGTTTATGCAATGAAGGCTTCGAAGCGGTTATGGATGCCACTGCCGACATCAAATGTAAGCCTGCGTCCCCCCACCGTCACCGCCCTGACACGGGACCCGGCCGTGATAGAGGAATTACACCCACACCCGGGGAGTCCGGGGAAGGTGAAGAGGATGGAAGCCGTGAGGACGAACCCGTGCCTGAAAGAGACAATACAGACCGAACACCCCCGGCTAACGATGGTACTCAACcagaggaaaaaagcgggggaaagaaagaagaaagtaAAGGATCTGCTGCAGCTATTGCTGGGGGAGTTATTGGAGGCCTCTTGCTGTTGGGCGCTGCCGGAGGGGGTGCTGCATACATGATGAAAAGCAAAGGGAATGATGAAAGTGAGCAGGTAAATTTCGAGACAGGTGAAGCGGGTGCTGATAACACTGATGATGTCGAAGTGCTCGTTGATATGGATAGCAAAACATGGGATTAA